The Hymenobacter sp. DG01 sequence CCAAGGCTCTGCCGCAGCTGGAAGCGCTGGTGGAAGCTACCGTGGCCCGGCTGCAGGCCGGGGGCCGGCTGTTTTACATTGGCGCCGGCACCAGCGGCCGGCTGGGCATCCTGGATGCCTCGGAGTGCCCGCCCACGTTCGGGGTGCCGCAGGGGGTAGTAATCGGGCTGATTGCCGGTGGCGACACGGCCATCCGGAAGGCTGTGGAAAACGCCGAGGATGATGCGCAACAGGCTTGGCTCGACTTGCAGGCCCACGCTATTAACGCGCAGGATATTGTGGTGGGCATTGCGGCCTCTGGGCGTACGCCCTACGTAATTGGCGGGCTGGAGCAGGCCCGTCAGCACGGAGTAGCTACGGGCTGCATTGTATGCAATGCTGGCTCGGAAGTAGCTGCCGTAGCCGAGTTTCCGGTGGAGATAGTGACAGGCCCGGAGTTTGTAACCGGCAGCACCCGCCTGAAAGCCGGCACGGCCCAGAAACTGGCGCTTAACATGCTTACTACCGCCACCTTCATCCGCCTGGGCCGCGTGAAAGGCAATAAAATGGTGGACATGCAGCTCTCCAACGCCAAGCTGGTGGACCGCGGTGAGCGGATGCTGATGGATGAGCTTGGCATTTCTCAGTCTGAGGCAGCGGCTTTGCTTCAGCAGCACGGCTCGGTGCGGGCGGCCCTGACGGCGCGGTAGCAGGCAGTAAAAATGCCGGCGCGAGTACCCGAGTAGAGGAACTCCTACCCCCTTTGCGGCCGTGAAACCTGCCGCATCGGTTCGGAGTTAAGGCTGAAAGCCGAAAATGGAATCTTCGTCTTCGGCCTTGCACCGGCACAAGCTCCGGCGTGTGCTTCACTCTTACTTTCGCCATGCATACCATTGAGCCGCACTACGCCTGGATGGAGCAATACTCTGCCTCCGAAGATCCTCGCTCCCCTCTTTTTGAGGCTGAAAACAGCCTCGATACCTACACCAACACCGTGTACGGCTACTACATCCACCCGCAGTGGGACAGCTTGGACTCGGAAACGCTGTACTTGAAAATCCTGTTCGTGGATTACGACTTGGGCATCGGCATCATCGAGTTTATCGGGGAATGGAATGACGCCATCGAAAACGATATTATGCAGCTCAAGCGCAACATCATTGACCTGATGACGCACGAGGGCATCCGTAAATTTATCCTTATCGGCGAAAACGTGTTCAACTTCCACGGCTCCGACGACTCCTACTACGAGGAGTGGTTTGAGGATGTGGAGGATGGTTGGATTGCTGGCGTCAACTTCCAGGAGCACGTTATCCGGGAGATGCGCCAGTACAACATTGACAACTACGTCAACTTTGGAGGACAGCTCGATGAGCTACCCTGGCGTACGTATCCGCCCCGCAAGCTGTTTGAGGTGGTAGATGGCCTGTTGCAACGCCGGCTAGGGTAGCCTTGCTGCCGGCTTCGTTGGCGCGGGCTGTTAGCGGGCGCTTACGGAGTCAGGGGGCATTTCCATGGTTTCGGCCTTAACATCGGCTGAGTCCCGAACCGCATCTACCCGGGCCTCCAGCGCATCTTCCTGCCGCGTATCGCAGCTGCTGCCACACAAAGCAGCGGCACCAACCAATATCAAAAACAATGCTTTTCGCATGGCAGAACAAGAGGGTCAGATAAACAAAGCTGGTCGGAGCTTCATCCGGCAAAGAAAAAGGGCTGCCCGATAAGAGCAGCCCTTTTCAAGTTAACTAGCTTAGTCGATTACTTAGCGTCGGTCGAGTCAGCAGCGTTTTCCATTTTGTCAGCCTGGGCTTCAGTAGCATCTTCTACCGAGTCAGCAGCGGCTTCGTTGCCAGCGTTTTCCAGAGCGTCAGCTTTAGCTTCGCCAGCGTCTTCTACTTGCTCAGCGTTAGCCTCTTGAGCGTTTTCGGTTTTGCTGTCGCACGAAGCGAAGGTGAACGAAGCAGCAGCCAGAGCAAGGAACAGAACCTTTTTCATACTAGGGGTTGATAAAAGTGTGGTGAAAGTCGATTTTTAGTTAAACCAGCGTTTTCCGGAGAAAAACCGCTGATTTCGGGGCTTTATACTTCAGGTTAAAGAAGGTAACCCCGACAGTAGAAAAATTTTCTGTTTTTTCTGCGGGCCAAAGAAAAAGCCGGCCGTGCTTCCTGCACGGCCGGCTTTTGAACAGAGAACTGTTCCGGGTTACTTTTTGCGGAACACAATACCGATGGGCACCCCAGTAAAATCGAAGTTCTCGCGCAGGCGGTTTTCGAGGTAGCGGGCGTAGCTTTCCTTCACGTACTGAGGCAGGTTGCAGAAGAAGGCAAACACCGGATTGTGCGTAGGCAGCTGGGTAGCGTACTTGATACGCACCATTTTGCCCTTCTGAATGGGCGGCGGATACTTTTCGATTTCACGGAGCATCACTTCGTTCAGCTCCGAGGTCGGAATTTTGCGGCGCTTGTTCTCGTACACATCAATGGCCGTTTCAATGGCCTTGTGAATGCGCTGCTTGGTAAGCACCGATGTGAAGATGATGGGCGGGTAGCTGATAGGCGCAATCTTTTCCCGAATCTTCTCTTCGAACTCCTTGGCTGTGTTGGTTTCCTTGTTTTCGATCAGGTCCCACTTGTTCACCAGAATCACGATGCCCTTGCGGTTTTTATCGGCCAGCCCGATGATGTTCAGGTCCTGGGCCTCGATGCCGCGGGTAGCGTCGAGAATCACGATGCAGACGTCGGACTCTTCCAAAGCCCGGATGGAGCGCAGCACGGAGTAAAACTCTACGTCTTCGTGCACCTTGGTTTTACGGCGCAAACCAGCCGTATCTACCAGAATAAACTCCTTGCCGAAAGCATTGTAGCGCGCCTGAATCGAGTCGCGGGTGGTGCCGGCAATATCCGTCACGATGCTGCGCTCGGTACCGAGGAGCAGGTTCACGAACGAAGATTTACCGACGTTCGGGCGGCCTACCACGGCAATTTTGGGTACGCCCGCGTCGGGCTCTTCTACGCCTTCTTCCTCGAAGTGGCTCACCACCATATCGAGCAGGTCGCCGGTGCCGGAGCCGCTCTGGGAGCTGATCGGGTAGATTTCGCCATCGCCAACTCCTAGCGCATAGAATTCGCCGGCGGCGTGGGCGCGGGCATTAGTATCGGCCTTGTTGGCCACAATGTAAATGGGCTTTTTGCCCTGGTAACGGCGTAGTACGCTGGCAAACTCCTCGTCGAGGGAGTGCAGGCCGGCGTCCACGTCCACCATAAATAGTACCACGTCGGCTTCCTCAATAGCCAGCTTTACCTGCTTGTTGATTTCGCCCTCGAAGATGTCCTCGGAGTTGTGCACGTAGCCACCCGTGTCAATCACGGTGAAGTACTTGCCGGTCCAGTCGCCGTAGCCGTAGTGCCGGTCACGGGTCACCCCAGATTCGTTGTCCATGATGGCCTTGCGCTGGCCCACCAGACGGTTAAACAAAGTGGATTTGCCCACGTTTGGGCGCCCCACAATGGCAATGGTATTTTTCATTGGGTCTGACTCCAGCCGCCGGCCCGACCAGTTTCGGCAGTGCCCGGAGTAGTTAAGTGAAGGTTGGTCGGAGTTTTATTAGGGCGAAGGGGTAGGCGGGTATGAGGGCTGGAAGTAGGACTTTTCAGAAAATCTTGCCCTCATACCCGCCTACCCCCTTACCCTACTGCTGGTACCCGAAGCGGTTCAGGGCTTTGGGATCGGTGCGCCAGTTTTCGTTGACTTTGACGTGGATTTCGAGGAATACTTTCTTCTGGAAGAACTTCTCCATTTCCTCGCGGGCCCAGGTGCCCACTTTTTTCAGGGCCATGCCCTGCTGCCCGATGATGATGCCTTTCTGGCTGGCGCGCTCCACGAAAATAGTGGCCCGCATCCGGATGATTTCGTCTTCCTCTTTGAACTCTTCAATGGCTACCTCACAACTGTAAGGCACCTCTTTCTTGTAGAGCTTAAAGATTTTCTCCCGGATCATTTCGGCGGCGAAGAACCGCTCCGGCTTATCCGTCAGCTCATCCTTGGGGTAGTAGGGCGGGTGCACCGGCAGGTAGCCCAGAACCAAATCCAGCAGCTCGCCGGTTCCAAATTTCTCCAGAGCGGAAATGGGCAGCACCCGCGCCGCGTTGGGCAGGTGCTCGCGCCAGTACTCTACTTTGGCTTCTACCTCCGCCTGGTCGGCTTGGTCGATTTTGTTGACCAGCAGCAGAATGGGCGTATCCTGCATTTTGCGCAGGCGCTCTACCACCGGCTCCTCATCGTGCTTCTCGTAGATGTCCGTCACGAACAGAATCACGTCGGCATCTTCCAGTGAGGAATACACAAACGACATCATGGCGTTGTGCAGCTCGTATTTGGGCTGAATGATGCCGGGCGTATCGGAATACACCAGCTGAAAATCGTCGCCGTTCAGAATTCCCAGAATGCGGTGGCGCGTGGTCTGGGCCTTGCTGGTTACGATGCTGAGCCGCTCACCCATGAGGGCGTTCATGAGGGTTGACTTACCCACGTTGGGCTTGCCGATAATGCTCACAAAGCCAGCGCGGTGCGGAGTTGGTTCGGTATTCACTTCAGAATCTGAAAATTGGCCTGCAAAGGTACGACTTTTAGACGGCCCGGCCGCCTGACGCTGAAACATCAATAACCGGAAGTTTGTCTGTACCCCAAACCGTAAGAACACGCACCAGAAGTTTCACTTCGCCAAACGATATACGACCTTTGTATCTGCAGGCCAGTGCCCGCCTCAGCCCGGGGTGGTTTTACCACTTGCCACGTACGTAGTAACTTATGCCCTCCACTCCCACTTCTTCGAAAGGCCGCACTGGTGTCCTGCTCGTCAACCTTGGCACGCCGGACTCTCCGCAAACCAGCGACGTGCGCCGCTACCTCAACGAATTCCTGACTGATGCCCGCGTGATTGACATGCCGGCGGCCGTGCGCTACCCCCTGTTCCGCGGCCTAGTGGTGCCTTTGCGCGCGCCTAAATCGGCCAAGATTTACCAGCAGCTCTGGACGGAGCGCGGCTCTCCCCTACTCTACCACGGCCTGGACCTGCAGAAGCTGGTGCAGGAGCAGTTGGGCAAAGACTACCTGGTAGCCTTCGGGATGCGCTACCAGAACCCCAGCATTGAGAGTGCCTTGCAGGAGCTGCGCGACGCGGCTGTGGAGCGCATTATCGTGCTGCCGCTGTTTCCGCAGTACGCGGCGGCCAGCACCGGCTCGGTGCAGGAAAAGGTGATGGAGTTGGTCAGCAAATGGTGGATTGTGCCCAGCATCAGCTTTATCAGCACCTTCGTGGACGACCCGGGCTTTATCAACAGTTTTGCCACGCTGGGCCGGGAGGAAATGGCCAAGCACGACTACGACCACGTGGTATTCAGCTACCACGGTATTCCGGAGCGCCATGTGCTGAAGGGCAGCCACAAGGGCTACTGCAAGCTGGGCAACTGCTGCAACAGCTACAACAAAAACAACCGCTACTGCTACCGCGCCCAGTGCTTCGAAACCTCGCGCCAGCTGGGCAAAGCGCTAGGCCTCAGCCCTGAGCAGTACACCACCTGCTTCCAGAGCCGACTGCAAAGCCGCCTGCGCGACCCCTGGCTGCAACCCTACACTGACGAGGTGCTGAAGGAAATGCCGGCCAAAGGCATCAAAAACGTACTGGCCTTCTCCCCGGCCTTCGTTGCCGACTGCCTGGAAACGACCATTGAGGTAGGCGAGGAATTCAAGGAGATGTTTGAGGAAGCCGGGGGTAGCCACTGGCAGCTGGTGCCTTCTCTGAACTCGCATCCGCAGTGGGTAGAAGCCGTGGTAGATATGATCCGGCGTAACTAAGCCCAGAATCGTTTTCCGAAAAAAGCGGCCGTTCCTCCTCAGGAACGGCCGCTTTTGCTTTCATACAGAGTACTAGCCTACTGCAGACGGCGGCGCTGATAGAACAGCTGGTCATCGTAGCCGGGCTGGTTGTAGAAGTCGGCAGGTGCGGCCGCGGGCAGCGGTAGGTTCAGGGCGCGCAGCATGGCTTCTTCGTACTGCCGGGTAATCTGAATTTCGACATAGGGCGGGTAGTCCAGGGCCCGCTCGGCCGTGAGAGAGGGTACAAACACATTGTCACCGTCCTCATCCAGAGCCGCTACCCCAATGGGCAGCAGAATATGCCGGTCGTGG is a genomic window containing:
- the hemH gene encoding ferrochelatase, with protein sequence MPSTPTSSKGRTGVLLVNLGTPDSPQTSDVRRYLNEFLTDARVIDMPAAVRYPLFRGLVVPLRAPKSAKIYQQLWTERGSPLLYHGLDLQKLVQEQLGKDYLVAFGMRYQNPSIESALQELRDAAVERIIVLPLFPQYAAASTGSVQEKVMELVSKWWIVPSISFISTFVDDPGFINSFATLGREEMAKHDYDHVVFSYHGIPERHVLKGSHKGYCKLGNCCNSYNKNNRYCYRAQCFETSRQLGKALGLSPEQYTTCFQSRLQSRLRDPWLQPYTDEVLKEMPAKGIKNVLAFSPAFVADCLETTIEVGEEFKEMFEEAGGSHWQLVPSLNSHPQWVEAVVDMIRRN
- a CDS encoding PRC-barrel domain-containing protein, translated to MEPTTDPIPSGQGLHLRRLRDLTSFEVADGNPDVRGWAVRGADGRQFGQVHELIVDIDALKVRYLDVELDDSLRINPHDRHILLPIGVAALDEDGDNVFVPSLTAERALDYPPYVEIQITRQYEEAMLRALNLPLPAAAPADFYNQPGYDDQLFYQRRRLQ
- the der gene encoding ribosome biogenesis GTPase Der, encoding MKNTIAIVGRPNVGKSTLFNRLVGQRKAIMDNESGVTRDRHYGYGDWTGKYFTVIDTGGYVHNSEDIFEGEINKQVKLAIEEADVVLFMVDVDAGLHSLDEEFASVLRRYQGKKPIYIVANKADTNARAHAAGEFYALGVGDGEIYPISSQSGSGTGDLLDMVVSHFEEEGVEEPDAGVPKIAVVGRPNVGKSSFVNLLLGTERSIVTDIAGTTRDSIQARYNAFGKEFILVDTAGLRRKTKVHEDVEFYSVLRSIRALEESDVCIVILDATRGIEAQDLNIIGLADKNRKGIVILVNKWDLIENKETNTAKEFEEKIREKIAPISYPPIIFTSVLTKQRIHKAIETAIDVYENKRRKIPTSELNEVMLREIEKYPPPIQKGKMVRIKYATQLPTHNPVFAFFCNLPQYVKESYARYLENRLRENFDFTGVPIGIVFRKK
- the murQ gene encoding N-acetylmuramic acid 6-phosphate etherase, with product MSSTESASLFNNLETLSTQELLQGMNSVDQTVPQAVAKALPQLEALVEATVARLQAGGRLFYIGAGTSGRLGILDASECPPTFGVPQGVVIGLIAGGDTAIRKAVENAEDDAQQAWLDLQAHAINAQDIVVGIAASGRTPYVIGGLEQARQHGVATGCIVCNAGSEVAAVAEFPVEIVTGPEFVTGSTRLKAGTAQKLALNMLTTATFIRLGRVKGNKMVDMQLSNAKLVDRGERMLMDELGISQSEAAALLQQHGSVRAALTAR
- the era gene encoding GTPase Era — protein: MNTEPTPHRAGFVSIIGKPNVGKSTLMNALMGERLSIVTSKAQTTRHRILGILNGDDFQLVYSDTPGIIQPKYELHNAMMSFVYSSLEDADVILFVTDIYEKHDEEPVVERLRKMQDTPILLLVNKIDQADQAEVEAKVEYWREHLPNAARVLPISALEKFGTGELLDLVLGYLPVHPPYYPKDELTDKPERFFAAEMIREKIFKLYKKEVPYSCEVAIEEFKEEDEIIRMRATIFVERASQKGIIIGQQGMALKKVGTWAREEMEKFFQKKVFLEIHVKVNENWRTDPKALNRFGYQQ